Proteins encoded by one window of Pseudorca crassidens isolate mPseCra1 chromosome 3, mPseCra1.hap1, whole genome shotgun sequence:
- the PPARGC1B gene encoding peroxisome proliferator-activated receptor gamma coactivator 1-beta isoform X2 — protein MAGNDCGALLDEELSSFFLNYLADTQVPRWFCPCRSWDHPLRSISSVGTVTRSSMTPFYPTHHWQGGGSGEEQLCADFPELDLSQLDASDFDSATCFEELQWRPENSETEPSQYSPDDPELFQIIDSENEALLAALTKTLDDIPEDVVHLAAFPALDDGDAPSCASASPVPSSAPPSPSLERAPASAPEVDELSLLQKLLLTTSYPASTSDSQKEGTAWRQAGLRSRSQRPWVKMDSAQDRKAPMMQSQTRSCTELHKHLTSVPSCPRAKARSPDRVLQPPPPLSPWVPAKEDEEAGEDCPSPQPAPASPWDSPAPGRADPGAQVSQEDMQAMVQLIRYMHTYCLPQRKLPAQAPEPDPQPCSSPAQQVRPRPRCQHPSKATWAEFSILRELLAQDILCDVSKPYRLATPVYASLTPRARPRPKDSQASAGHPSPVEEVRVAASPQSSGPRPSLRPLRLEVKGHISRLARLQPEEEDEEEEEEEEEKEEEEWGRKRPGRGLPGTKLGRKQESSVCPVRRSRRLNPELGPWLTFTDEPMVPAEPQGALPSLRLAPEAYHVEGELGSPADEDSGQDQQLRRGPQIPALESPCESGCGDTDEDPSCPQLSSGDSPRCLMLALSQSPTGDPPFGKKSFEQTLTVELCGTAGLTPPTTPPYKPTEEDPFKPDIKHSPGKDIAPTPEVPRLGAAAEAARKLPKKHPERSELLSHLRHAAAQPASQAGQKRPFSCSFGDHDYCQVLKPDGALQRKVLRSWEPSGVHLEDWPQQGAPRAEAQASGREEDGSCDVGVPIKDSTLLRDHEIRASLTKHFGLLETALEDEDLASCKSPEYDTVFEDSSSSSGESNFLLEEDDEEEEDDEDSGVSPPRSDHCPYQSPPSKASRQLCSRSRSSSGSSSCRSRSPATRRTFRCESRGSCSDRTPSVRHTRKQREKAIGEGRVVYVRNLSSDMSSRELKRRFEVFGEIVECQVLTRSKRGEKYGFITYRCSEHAALSLRNGAALRKRSEPSFQLSYGGLRHFCWPRYTDYDSNSEEALPASVKTKYEAMDFDSLLKEAQQSLH, from the exons GTTCCCAGGTGGTTCTGCCCCTGCCGGTCCTGGGACCACCCTCTGAGAAGCATCAGTTCGGTCGGTACTGTTACCAGGTCCTCCATGACTCCCTTCTACCCCACCCACCACTGGCAG GGCGGGGGATCTGGGGAGGAGCAACTCTGCGCTGACTTTCCGGAGCTAGACCTCTCCCAGCTGGACGCCAGCGACTTCGACTCGGCCACCTGCTTTGAGGAGCTGCAGTGGCGCCCGGAGAACTCCGAGACCGAACCCAGCCAGTACAGCCCCGACGATCCGGAGCTCTTCCAG ATAATCGACAGTGAGAATGAGGCCCTCCTGGCAGCGCTCACCAAAACCCTGGATGACATCCCCGAAGATGTTGTGCATCTGGCCGCCTTCCCAGCCCTGGATGACGGAGACGCACCCTCCTGCGCTTCTGCTTCGCCTGTCCCCTCATCTGCGCCCCCAAGCCCCTCCCTGGAGAgggccccagcctcagcccctgaAGTGGATGAGCTCTCGCTG CTGCAGAAACTCCTTCTCACCACGTCCTACCCAGCCTCGACCTCTGACAGCCAGAAGGAAGGGACCGCCTGGCGCCAGGCAGGCCTCAGGTCTAGAAGTCAGCGGCCTTGGGTCAAG ATGGACAGCGCCCAAGACAGGAAGGCCCCCATGATGCAGTCTCAGACCCGGAGTTGCACAGAGCTGCATAAGCACCTCACCTCGGTGCCGTCCTGCCCCCGGGCTAAAGCTCGCTCCCCTGATAGGGTCCTccagccaccaccacccctgaGTCCCTGGGTCCCTGCCAAGGAGGATGAGGAGGCGGGTGAGGACTGCCCGAGTCCCCAGCCGGCTCCAGCCTCTCCCTGGGACTCCCCAGCACCGGGCAGGGCAGACCCCGGCGCCCAGGTGTCCCAGGAGGACATGCAGGCCATGGTGCAGCTCATTCGCTACATGCACACCTACTGCCTTCCCCAGAGGAAGCTGCCCGCACAGGCCCCAGAGCCAGACCCCCAGCCCTGCAGCAGCCCCGCCCAGCAGGTCAGACCCCGGCCTCGGTGCCAGCACCCTTCCAAAGCCACCTGGGCTGAGTTCTCCATCCTGAGGGAACTTCTGGCTCAAGATATCCTCTGTGATGTCAGCAAACCCTACCGCCTGGCCACGCCTGTCTACGCCTCCCTCACACCCCGGGCCCGGCCCAGGCCCAAAGACAGCCAGGCCTCTGCGGGCCACCCCTCCCCCGTGGAGGAGGTGCGGGTCGCGGCTTCACCCCAGAGCTCGGGCCCCAGACCCAGCCTGCGCCCGCTGCGGCTGGAGGTGAAAGGGCACATCAGCCGGTTGGCCAGGCTGCAGCCtgaggaggaagatgaggaagaggaggaggaagaagaagaaaaagaggaagaggagtggGGCCGGAAAAGGCCGGGCCGGGGCCTGCCGGGGACCAAGctggggaggaagcaggagagCTCTGTGTGCCCCGTGCGGCGTTCCAGGAGACTGAACCCGGAGCTGGGCCCCTGGCTGACGTTCACCGATGAGCCCATGGTCCCCGCGGAGCCCCAAGGGGCTCTGCCCTCGCTGCGCCTGGCCCCTGAGGCCTACCACGTGGAGGGGGAGCTGGGCAGCCCCGCGGACGAGGACAGTGGCCAAGACCAGCAGCTCCGACGGGGACCCCAGATCCCAGCTCTGGAGAGCCCCTGTGAGAGCGGGTGTGGGGACACCGACGAGGACCCCAGTTGTCCGCAGCTCTCTTCTGGAG aCTCTCCCAGGTGCCTCATGCTGGCCTTGTCGCAAAG CCCCACTGGCGACCCTCCTTTTGGCAAGAAGAGCTTCGAGCAGACCTTGACAGTGGAGCTCTGTGGCACAGCAG GACTCACTCCGCCCACCACGCCTCCGTACAAGCCCACAGAGGAAGACCCCTTCAAGCCAGACATCAAGCACAGCCCAGGCAAAGACATAGCTCCCACCCCGGAGGTTCCCCGGCTCGGGGCCGCCGCAGAGGCTGCCCGCAAGCTGCCGAAGAAGCACCCAGAGCGGAGCGAGCTCCTGTCCCACCTGCGGCATGCCGCAGCCCAGCCAGCCTCCCAGGCTGGCCAGAAGCGCCCCTTCTCCTGTTCCTTTGGAGACCACGACTACTGCCAGGTGCTCAAGCCAGACGGCGCCCTGCAGAGGAAGGTGCTGAGGTCCTGGGAGCCATCTGGGGTCCACCTTGAGGACTGGCCCCAGCAAGGGGCCCCGCGGGCTGAGGCACAGGCCTCTGGCAGGGAGGAAGACGGGAGCTGTGATGTCGGCGTCCCCATCAAGGACAGTACGCTGCTGAGAGACCACGAGATCCGCGCCAGCCTCACCAAGCACTTTGGCCTCCTGGAGACAGCCTTGGAGGATGAAGACCTGGCCTCCTGCAAGAGCCCCGAATACGACACCGTCTTTGaggacagcagcagcagcagtggcgaGAGCAACTTCCTCCTagaggaggacgacgaggaggaggaggatgacgAGGACTCAGGGGTCAGTCCCCCTCGCTCTGACCACTGCCCCTACCAGAGCCCACCGAGCAAGGCCAGCCGGCAGCTCTGTTCCCGCAGCCGCTCCAGCTCTGGCTCCTCGTCCTGCCGCTCCCGGTCACCAGCCACGCGAAGGACCTTCAG ATGTGAGAGCAGAGGGTCGTGTTCAGACAGAACGCCAAGTGTCCGGCACACCAGGAAGCAGCGGGAAAAGGCCATT GGTGAAGGCCGCGTGGTGTACGTTCGAAATCTCTCCAGTGACATGAGCTCCCGTGAACTGAAGAGGCGCTTCGAGGTGTTTGGAGAGATTGTGGAGTGCCAGGTGCTCACGAGAAGCAAGAG AGGCGAGAAGTACGGCTTCATCACCTACCGGTGTTCTGAGCACGCCGCCCTCTCTCTGAGGAACGGCGCTGCCCTGCGGAAACGCAGCGAGCCCTCCTTCCAGCTGAGCTACGGGGGGCTCCGGCACTTCTGCTGGCCCCGCTACACTGACTACG aTTCTAATTCAGAAGAGGCCCTGCCTGCGTCAGTGAAAACCAAGTACGAAGCCATGGATTTTGACAGCTTACTGAAGGAGGCCCAGCAGAGCCTGCACTGA
- the PPARGC1B gene encoding peroxisome proliferator-activated receptor gamma coactivator 1-beta isoform X1: MAGNDCGALLDEELSSFFLNYLADTQVPRWFCPCRSWDHPLRSISSVGTVTRSSMTPFYPTHHWQGGGSGEEQLCADFPELDLSQLDASDFDSATCFEELQWRPENSETEPSQYSPDDPELFQIIDSENEALLAALTKTLDDIPEDVVHLAAFPALDDGDAPSCASASPVPSSAPPSPSLERAPASAPEVDELSLLQKLLLTTSYPASTSDSQKEGTAWRQAGLRSRSQRPWVKMDSAQDRKAPMMQSQTRSCTELHKHLTSVPSCPRAKARSPDRVLQPPPPLSPWVPAKEDEEAGEDCPSPQPAPASPWDSPAPGRADPGAQVSQEDMQAMVQLIRYMHTYCLPQRKLPAQAPEPDPQPCSSPAQQVRPRPRCQHPSKATWAEFSILRELLAQDILCDVSKPYRLATPVYASLTPRARPRPKDSQASAGHPSPVEEVRVAASPQSSGPRPSLRPLRLEVKGHISRLARLQPEEEDEEEEEEEEEKEEEEWGRKRPGRGLPGTKLGRKQESSVCPVRRSRRLNPELGPWLTFTDEPMVPAEPQGALPSLRLAPEAYHVEGELGSPADEDSGQDQQLRRGPQIPALESPCESGCGDTDEDPSCPQLSSGDSPRCLMLALSQSPTGDPPFGKKSFEQTLTVELCGTAGLTPPTTPPYKPTEEDPFKPDIKHSPGKDIAPTPEVPRLGAAAEAARKLPKKHPERSELLSHLRHAAAQPASQAGQKRPFSCSFGDHDYCQVLKPDGALQRKVLRSWEPSGVHLEDWPQQGAPRAEAQASGREEDGSCDVGVPIKDSTLLRDHEIRASLTKHFGLLETALEDEDLASCKSPEYDTVFEDSSSSSGESNFLLEEDDEEEEDDEDSGVSPPRSDHCPYQSPPSKASRQLCSRSRSSSGSSSCRSRSPATRRTFRCESRGSCSDRTPSVRHTRKQREKAIGEGRVVYVRNLSSDMSSRELKRRFEVFGEIVECQVLTRSKRGEKYGFITYRCSEHAALSLRNGAALRKRSEPSFQLSYGGLRHFCWPRYTDYAAVTEASRSGDRCLGTPFHQNALHVQKQHRNPTARTGGSENRVL; encoded by the exons GTTCCCAGGTGGTTCTGCCCCTGCCGGTCCTGGGACCACCCTCTGAGAAGCATCAGTTCGGTCGGTACTGTTACCAGGTCCTCCATGACTCCCTTCTACCCCACCCACCACTGGCAG GGCGGGGGATCTGGGGAGGAGCAACTCTGCGCTGACTTTCCGGAGCTAGACCTCTCCCAGCTGGACGCCAGCGACTTCGACTCGGCCACCTGCTTTGAGGAGCTGCAGTGGCGCCCGGAGAACTCCGAGACCGAACCCAGCCAGTACAGCCCCGACGATCCGGAGCTCTTCCAG ATAATCGACAGTGAGAATGAGGCCCTCCTGGCAGCGCTCACCAAAACCCTGGATGACATCCCCGAAGATGTTGTGCATCTGGCCGCCTTCCCAGCCCTGGATGACGGAGACGCACCCTCCTGCGCTTCTGCTTCGCCTGTCCCCTCATCTGCGCCCCCAAGCCCCTCCCTGGAGAgggccccagcctcagcccctgaAGTGGATGAGCTCTCGCTG CTGCAGAAACTCCTTCTCACCACGTCCTACCCAGCCTCGACCTCTGACAGCCAGAAGGAAGGGACCGCCTGGCGCCAGGCAGGCCTCAGGTCTAGAAGTCAGCGGCCTTGGGTCAAG ATGGACAGCGCCCAAGACAGGAAGGCCCCCATGATGCAGTCTCAGACCCGGAGTTGCACAGAGCTGCATAAGCACCTCACCTCGGTGCCGTCCTGCCCCCGGGCTAAAGCTCGCTCCCCTGATAGGGTCCTccagccaccaccacccctgaGTCCCTGGGTCCCTGCCAAGGAGGATGAGGAGGCGGGTGAGGACTGCCCGAGTCCCCAGCCGGCTCCAGCCTCTCCCTGGGACTCCCCAGCACCGGGCAGGGCAGACCCCGGCGCCCAGGTGTCCCAGGAGGACATGCAGGCCATGGTGCAGCTCATTCGCTACATGCACACCTACTGCCTTCCCCAGAGGAAGCTGCCCGCACAGGCCCCAGAGCCAGACCCCCAGCCCTGCAGCAGCCCCGCCCAGCAGGTCAGACCCCGGCCTCGGTGCCAGCACCCTTCCAAAGCCACCTGGGCTGAGTTCTCCATCCTGAGGGAACTTCTGGCTCAAGATATCCTCTGTGATGTCAGCAAACCCTACCGCCTGGCCACGCCTGTCTACGCCTCCCTCACACCCCGGGCCCGGCCCAGGCCCAAAGACAGCCAGGCCTCTGCGGGCCACCCCTCCCCCGTGGAGGAGGTGCGGGTCGCGGCTTCACCCCAGAGCTCGGGCCCCAGACCCAGCCTGCGCCCGCTGCGGCTGGAGGTGAAAGGGCACATCAGCCGGTTGGCCAGGCTGCAGCCtgaggaggaagatgaggaagaggaggaggaagaagaagaaaaagaggaagaggagtggGGCCGGAAAAGGCCGGGCCGGGGCCTGCCGGGGACCAAGctggggaggaagcaggagagCTCTGTGTGCCCCGTGCGGCGTTCCAGGAGACTGAACCCGGAGCTGGGCCCCTGGCTGACGTTCACCGATGAGCCCATGGTCCCCGCGGAGCCCCAAGGGGCTCTGCCCTCGCTGCGCCTGGCCCCTGAGGCCTACCACGTGGAGGGGGAGCTGGGCAGCCCCGCGGACGAGGACAGTGGCCAAGACCAGCAGCTCCGACGGGGACCCCAGATCCCAGCTCTGGAGAGCCCCTGTGAGAGCGGGTGTGGGGACACCGACGAGGACCCCAGTTGTCCGCAGCTCTCTTCTGGAG aCTCTCCCAGGTGCCTCATGCTGGCCTTGTCGCAAAG CCCCACTGGCGACCCTCCTTTTGGCAAGAAGAGCTTCGAGCAGACCTTGACAGTGGAGCTCTGTGGCACAGCAG GACTCACTCCGCCCACCACGCCTCCGTACAAGCCCACAGAGGAAGACCCCTTCAAGCCAGACATCAAGCACAGCCCAGGCAAAGACATAGCTCCCACCCCGGAGGTTCCCCGGCTCGGGGCCGCCGCAGAGGCTGCCCGCAAGCTGCCGAAGAAGCACCCAGAGCGGAGCGAGCTCCTGTCCCACCTGCGGCATGCCGCAGCCCAGCCAGCCTCCCAGGCTGGCCAGAAGCGCCCCTTCTCCTGTTCCTTTGGAGACCACGACTACTGCCAGGTGCTCAAGCCAGACGGCGCCCTGCAGAGGAAGGTGCTGAGGTCCTGGGAGCCATCTGGGGTCCACCTTGAGGACTGGCCCCAGCAAGGGGCCCCGCGGGCTGAGGCACAGGCCTCTGGCAGGGAGGAAGACGGGAGCTGTGATGTCGGCGTCCCCATCAAGGACAGTACGCTGCTGAGAGACCACGAGATCCGCGCCAGCCTCACCAAGCACTTTGGCCTCCTGGAGACAGCCTTGGAGGATGAAGACCTGGCCTCCTGCAAGAGCCCCGAATACGACACCGTCTTTGaggacagcagcagcagcagtggcgaGAGCAACTTCCTCCTagaggaggacgacgaggaggaggaggatgacgAGGACTCAGGGGTCAGTCCCCCTCGCTCTGACCACTGCCCCTACCAGAGCCCACCGAGCAAGGCCAGCCGGCAGCTCTGTTCCCGCAGCCGCTCCAGCTCTGGCTCCTCGTCCTGCCGCTCCCGGTCACCAGCCACGCGAAGGACCTTCAG ATGTGAGAGCAGAGGGTCGTGTTCAGACAGAACGCCAAGTGTCCGGCACACCAGGAAGCAGCGGGAAAAGGCCATT GGTGAAGGCCGCGTGGTGTACGTTCGAAATCTCTCCAGTGACATGAGCTCCCGTGAACTGAAGAGGCGCTTCGAGGTGTTTGGAGAGATTGTGGAGTGCCAGGTGCTCACGAGAAGCAAGAG AGGCGAGAAGTACGGCTTCATCACCTACCGGTGTTCTGAGCACGCCGCCCTCTCTCTGAGGAACGGCGCTGCCCTGCGGAAACGCAGCGAGCCCTCCTTCCAGCTGAGCTACGGGGGGCTCCGGCACTTCTGCTGGCCCCGCTACACTGACTACG CAGCGGTGACTGAGGCTTCAAGATCGGGGGACAGATGTTTAGGTACTCCATTTCATCAGAATGCCTTGCACGTTCAGAAGCAGCACAGAAATCCAACTGCCCGAACTGGGGGTTCGGAAAATAGGGTTTTGTAG
- the PPARGC1B gene encoding peroxisome proliferator-activated receptor gamma coactivator 1-beta isoform X4, producing MAGNDCGALLDEELSSFFLNYLADTQGGGSGEEQLCADFPELDLSQLDASDFDSATCFEELQWRPENSETEPSQYSPDDPELFQIIDSENEALLAALTKTLDDIPEDVVHLAAFPALDDGDAPSCASASPVPSSAPPSPSLERAPASAPEVDELSLLQKLLLTTSYPASTSDSQKEGTAWRQAGLRSRSQRPWVKMDSAQDRKAPMMQSQTRSCTELHKHLTSVPSCPRAKARSPDRVLQPPPPLSPWVPAKEDEEAGEDCPSPQPAPASPWDSPAPGRADPGAQVSQEDMQAMVQLIRYMHTYCLPQRKLPAQAPEPDPQPCSSPAQQVRPRPRCQHPSKATWAEFSILRELLAQDILCDVSKPYRLATPVYASLTPRARPRPKDSQASAGHPSPVEEVRVAASPQSSGPRPSLRPLRLEVKGHISRLARLQPEEEDEEEEEEEEEKEEEEWGRKRPGRGLPGTKLGRKQESSVCPVRRSRRLNPELGPWLTFTDEPMVPAEPQGALPSLRLAPEAYHVEGELGSPADEDSGQDQQLRRGPQIPALESPCESGCGDTDEDPSCPQLSSGDSPRCLMLALSQSPTGDPPFGKKSFEQTLTVELCGTAGLTPPTTPPYKPTEEDPFKPDIKHSPGKDIAPTPEVPRLGAAAEAARKLPKKHPERSELLSHLRHAAAQPASQAGQKRPFSCSFGDHDYCQVLKPDGALQRKVLRSWEPSGVHLEDWPQQGAPRAEAQASGREEDGSCDVGVPIKDSTLLRDHEIRASLTKHFGLLETALEDEDLASCKSPEYDTVFEDSSSSSGESNFLLEEDDEEEEDDEDSGVSPPRSDHCPYQSPPSKASRQLCSRSRSSSGSSSCRSRSPATRRTFRCESRGSCSDRTPSVRHTRKQREKAIGEGRVVYVRNLSSDMSSRELKRRFEVFGEIVECQVLTRSKRGEKYGFITYRCSEHAALSLRNGAALRKRSEPSFQLSYGGLRHFCWPRYTDYDSNSEEALPASVKTKYEAMDFDSLLKEAQQSLH from the exons GGCGGGGGATCTGGGGAGGAGCAACTCTGCGCTGACTTTCCGGAGCTAGACCTCTCCCAGCTGGACGCCAGCGACTTCGACTCGGCCACCTGCTTTGAGGAGCTGCAGTGGCGCCCGGAGAACTCCGAGACCGAACCCAGCCAGTACAGCCCCGACGATCCGGAGCTCTTCCAG ATAATCGACAGTGAGAATGAGGCCCTCCTGGCAGCGCTCACCAAAACCCTGGATGACATCCCCGAAGATGTTGTGCATCTGGCCGCCTTCCCAGCCCTGGATGACGGAGACGCACCCTCCTGCGCTTCTGCTTCGCCTGTCCCCTCATCTGCGCCCCCAAGCCCCTCCCTGGAGAgggccccagcctcagcccctgaAGTGGATGAGCTCTCGCTG CTGCAGAAACTCCTTCTCACCACGTCCTACCCAGCCTCGACCTCTGACAGCCAGAAGGAAGGGACCGCCTGGCGCCAGGCAGGCCTCAGGTCTAGAAGTCAGCGGCCTTGGGTCAAG ATGGACAGCGCCCAAGACAGGAAGGCCCCCATGATGCAGTCTCAGACCCGGAGTTGCACAGAGCTGCATAAGCACCTCACCTCGGTGCCGTCCTGCCCCCGGGCTAAAGCTCGCTCCCCTGATAGGGTCCTccagccaccaccacccctgaGTCCCTGGGTCCCTGCCAAGGAGGATGAGGAGGCGGGTGAGGACTGCCCGAGTCCCCAGCCGGCTCCAGCCTCTCCCTGGGACTCCCCAGCACCGGGCAGGGCAGACCCCGGCGCCCAGGTGTCCCAGGAGGACATGCAGGCCATGGTGCAGCTCATTCGCTACATGCACACCTACTGCCTTCCCCAGAGGAAGCTGCCCGCACAGGCCCCAGAGCCAGACCCCCAGCCCTGCAGCAGCCCCGCCCAGCAGGTCAGACCCCGGCCTCGGTGCCAGCACCCTTCCAAAGCCACCTGGGCTGAGTTCTCCATCCTGAGGGAACTTCTGGCTCAAGATATCCTCTGTGATGTCAGCAAACCCTACCGCCTGGCCACGCCTGTCTACGCCTCCCTCACACCCCGGGCCCGGCCCAGGCCCAAAGACAGCCAGGCCTCTGCGGGCCACCCCTCCCCCGTGGAGGAGGTGCGGGTCGCGGCTTCACCCCAGAGCTCGGGCCCCAGACCCAGCCTGCGCCCGCTGCGGCTGGAGGTGAAAGGGCACATCAGCCGGTTGGCCAGGCTGCAGCCtgaggaggaagatgaggaagaggaggaggaagaagaagaaaaagaggaagaggagtggGGCCGGAAAAGGCCGGGCCGGGGCCTGCCGGGGACCAAGctggggaggaagcaggagagCTCTGTGTGCCCCGTGCGGCGTTCCAGGAGACTGAACCCGGAGCTGGGCCCCTGGCTGACGTTCACCGATGAGCCCATGGTCCCCGCGGAGCCCCAAGGGGCTCTGCCCTCGCTGCGCCTGGCCCCTGAGGCCTACCACGTGGAGGGGGAGCTGGGCAGCCCCGCGGACGAGGACAGTGGCCAAGACCAGCAGCTCCGACGGGGACCCCAGATCCCAGCTCTGGAGAGCCCCTGTGAGAGCGGGTGTGGGGACACCGACGAGGACCCCAGTTGTCCGCAGCTCTCTTCTGGAG aCTCTCCCAGGTGCCTCATGCTGGCCTTGTCGCAAAG CCCCACTGGCGACCCTCCTTTTGGCAAGAAGAGCTTCGAGCAGACCTTGACAGTGGAGCTCTGTGGCACAGCAG GACTCACTCCGCCCACCACGCCTCCGTACAAGCCCACAGAGGAAGACCCCTTCAAGCCAGACATCAAGCACAGCCCAGGCAAAGACATAGCTCCCACCCCGGAGGTTCCCCGGCTCGGGGCCGCCGCAGAGGCTGCCCGCAAGCTGCCGAAGAAGCACCCAGAGCGGAGCGAGCTCCTGTCCCACCTGCGGCATGCCGCAGCCCAGCCAGCCTCCCAGGCTGGCCAGAAGCGCCCCTTCTCCTGTTCCTTTGGAGACCACGACTACTGCCAGGTGCTCAAGCCAGACGGCGCCCTGCAGAGGAAGGTGCTGAGGTCCTGGGAGCCATCTGGGGTCCACCTTGAGGACTGGCCCCAGCAAGGGGCCCCGCGGGCTGAGGCACAGGCCTCTGGCAGGGAGGAAGACGGGAGCTGTGATGTCGGCGTCCCCATCAAGGACAGTACGCTGCTGAGAGACCACGAGATCCGCGCCAGCCTCACCAAGCACTTTGGCCTCCTGGAGACAGCCTTGGAGGATGAAGACCTGGCCTCCTGCAAGAGCCCCGAATACGACACCGTCTTTGaggacagcagcagcagcagtggcgaGAGCAACTTCCTCCTagaggaggacgacgaggaggaggaggatgacgAGGACTCAGGGGTCAGTCCCCCTCGCTCTGACCACTGCCCCTACCAGAGCCCACCGAGCAAGGCCAGCCGGCAGCTCTGTTCCCGCAGCCGCTCCAGCTCTGGCTCCTCGTCCTGCCGCTCCCGGTCACCAGCCACGCGAAGGACCTTCAG ATGTGAGAGCAGAGGGTCGTGTTCAGACAGAACGCCAAGTGTCCGGCACACCAGGAAGCAGCGGGAAAAGGCCATT GGTGAAGGCCGCGTGGTGTACGTTCGAAATCTCTCCAGTGACATGAGCTCCCGTGAACTGAAGAGGCGCTTCGAGGTGTTTGGAGAGATTGTGGAGTGCCAGGTGCTCACGAGAAGCAAGAG AGGCGAGAAGTACGGCTTCATCACCTACCGGTGTTCTGAGCACGCCGCCCTCTCTCTGAGGAACGGCGCTGCCCTGCGGAAACGCAGCGAGCCCTCCTTCCAGCTGAGCTACGGGGGGCTCCGGCACTTCTGCTGGCCCCGCTACACTGACTACG aTTCTAATTCAGAAGAGGCCCTGCCTGCGTCAGTGAAAACCAAGTACGAAGCCATGGATTTTGACAGCTTACTGAAGGAGGCCCAGCAGAGCCTGCACTGA